A genomic region of Phragmites australis chromosome 2, lpPhrAust1.1, whole genome shotgun sequence contains the following coding sequences:
- the LOC133910174 gene encoding transcription repressor OFP13-like, whose amino-acid sequence MVTRRLALSSLFQTKAKDTSPPPPTMAPAWPWPSCKNPRTQSSRAAQPPGARTMASIFLDSAESSFTASSARKDCSDSLSTSSEASALAGDTADDAVVRGLLSDRLLFDPGVSATSSILEEKAAAAGAAGEAFVGGVAVAFESADPYVDFRASMEEMVSAQGVGDWGWLEEMLGWYLRANDKDTHCAIVAAFIDVVVAIADPARASRSPRSSACTFPAVELRRAKLGHSPHDSLLP is encoded by the coding sequence ATGGTCACCAGGAGGCTGGCCTTGAGCTCCCTTTTCCAAACCAAGGCCAAGGACACCTCGCCGCCACCACCTACCATGGCGCCTGCATGGCCGTGGCCGTCATGCAAGAACCCAAGAACGCAGTCCTCCCGGGCCGCGCAGCCGCCGGGCGCTAGGACCATGGCTTCTATCTTCCTCGACTCCGCAGAGTCCTCCTTCACGGCCTCCTCCGCGCGGAAGGACTGCTCCGACAGCCTCTCCACATCGTCCGAGGCGTCGGCGCTCGCTGGCGACACGGCGGACGACGCCGTCGTGCGCGGTCTCCTCTCCGACCGGCTCCTCTTCGACCCGGGCGTGTCGGCCACGAGCTCCATACTCGAGGAGAAGGCCGCGGCGGCTGGCGCTGCAGGCGAGGCTTTCGTCGGCGGCGTGGCTGTCGCGTTCGAGTCGGCGGACCCGTACGTGGACTTCCGGGCTTCCATGGAGGAGATGGTGTCCGCGCAGGGGGTCGGCGACTGGGGCTGGCTGGAGGAGATGCTGGGGTGGTACCTGCGAGCCAACGACAAGGACACGCACTGCGCCATCGTGGCGGCGTTCATCGACGTCGTGGTCGCCATAGCCGACCCAGCTCGCGCGTCGCGCTCTCCCCGGAGCTCTGCGTGCACGTTTCCAGCAGTAGAGTTGAGAAGAGCAAAGCTGGGGCACTCACCGCATGATAGCCTCTTGCCTTAG
- the LOC133910175 gene encoding transcription repressor OFP8-like, translating into MSAGRSSRRGTSFTLRQPPVVDIGCNCRRPKLFSIFSSSSSSLFCGGGKPKSPNASSTSTTTAFTATTAGGCSGTTATSTDSSLWGPASFINTNSLYEEPVAVPLQEREQETRRRRRQQRRRRRRGAARHDDEEQYGRVAMESVPVAVDSAEPYEDFRESMVQMVVEKEIYAWDDLNDLLHQFLSLNSPRHHPLILHAFADLWTRNGLFCPPSPCQF; encoded by the coding sequence ATGTCTGCTGGCAGGTCATCCAGGAGGGGCACCAGCTTCACGCTGCGGCAGCCGCCGGTGGTGGACATCGGCTGCAACTGCCGCCGGCCGAAGCTGTTCTccatcttctcctcctcctcgtcgtccttgTTCTGCGGCGGTGGCAAGCCCAAGTCCCCCAACGCCTCCTCCACGTCCACCACCACGGCGTTCACGGCCACCACCGCGGGCGGGTGCAGTGGCACCACGGCCACCTCCACCGACTCCTCCTTGTGGGGGCCCGCGTCGTTCATCAACACCAACTCGCTGTACGAGGAGCCGGTGGCGGTGCCGCTGCAGGAGCGGGAGCAGGagacgaggcggcggcggaggcagcAGCGCCGGCGCCGCAGGCGCGGGGCCGCGCGCCACGACGATGAGGAGCAGTACGGGCGCGTGGCCATGGAGAGCGTGCCTGTAGCGGTGGACTCGGCGGAGCCGTACGAGGACTTCCGCGAGTCCATGGTGCAGATGGTGGTGGAGAAGGAGATCTACGCGTGGGACGACCTCAACGACCTCCTCCACCAGTTTCTCTCCCTCAACTCGCCGCGCCACCACCCGCTCATCCTCCACGCCTTCGCCGACCTCTGGACTCGCAACGGCCTCTTCTGCCCGCCCTCCCCCTGCCAGTTCTAG